The region GAAAACGGAAATGTATTCATGCCAATAAGGCGTCGTGTATCCACCATCAACCTGCTATCCATGCAATAAATAGTCCCATTCCCTGAAAGTATTTTCAGATGCAAAGTTTCCTGTCTGAAAAATGAACGCCCAGACCATCTTTACTACTATAAAAAATCATTCCGTATGGCTGACGTGTAAAATCCTTCCGTCATTCTTTGAAATTTCTGCGATTGCTTCTCCAGCAAGAACATATTCAGGGGCGGTTCCAAGAACCATCCACACATTATTCTCTAACCTGGATCGGAATGGCTTTTCCTTTTCGATTTGTTTCTTTCCGTAAATAGGAATCCATACTGCCTCTGCAATCCTTTTAGCGGTTGCTGCATCCGGAACAAAGCCGCTTTTTGGAACATAGGGATTTTTTCCGAGGCTGACAAGTATAATTTTTCCGTTCACTTTAGAAATCTTTGCTATCAAGACGTTACCAGAGTTATTCTTATCACTTAGCGTTCCTGTTACCGTCCAAACTTTGTCCTTCATGGTAGTGCGGAAAGGTTTTTGCTTTTCGATTTCATCCTTTCCGTAAATGGGAATCCACACTGCTTCTGCAATC is a window of Fimbriimonadales bacterium DNA encoding:
- a CDS encoding NTF2 fold immunity protein; its protein translation is MIQKYFSILLSFALFVFTYDSMCPQGEVREKYINGTHYVIPKDGFVPNAETAIRIAEAVWIPIYGKDEIEKQKPFRTTMKDKVWTVTGTLSDKNNSGNVLIAKISKVNGKIILVSLGKNPYVPKSGFVPDAATAKRIAEAVWIPIYGKKQIEKEKPFRSRLENNVWMVLGTAPEYVLAGEAIAEISKNDGRILHVSHTE